The following are encoded in a window of Gossypium raimondii isolate GPD5lz chromosome 13, ASM2569854v1, whole genome shotgun sequence genomic DNA:
- the LOC105784312 gene encoding serine/threonine-protein kinase haspin homolog: MDGQAKVRSGGEVDLWSEIIGASDQPSTNAPLIQPVYQRRRRTSHPTPSDSDHPLLLQPTNSNRLSFAAANNKRVSWNRSLSIRGRISIAVAPCLANQPQQKQPRRRGKPPVPKGKAAEHSSLDKERAYFQEVDAFELLEESPSPKHFGTWATGNQTVTDPIPHVSSRLEKWLFSKKINFSCGPSTTLSKILETPAAPMDPIYTSGLDLSSVKTPEKFSPVSVIDADQGCEDIDAAIKKLSLASKSTSSHLDRIDPFTALLGICEQPEPMKFLDLFSKYCAPESIAKIGEGTYGEAFRAGNTVCKIVPFDGDFPVNGELQKKSEELLEEAVLSQVLNSLREFEKNDSNACTTFIETIDLKVCQGSYDAALIRAWEKWDEKNGSENDHPKEFPEKQRYLVFVLQHGGKDLESFVLENFDEARSLLVQVTAALAVAEAAYEFEHRDLHWGNILLSRNGSVTVKFILEGKQISFRTYGLSVSIIDFTLSRINTGENILFLDLSQDPYLFKGPKGDKQSETYRKMKEVTEDHWEGSFPRTNVLWLVYLVDILLLKKTYVRCSKNERDMRSLKKRLDKYDSAKEAILDPFFEDLFVNN; this comes from the exons ATGGATGGCCAAGCAAAAGTAAGATCGGGCGGAGAGGTCGATCTTTGGTCAGAGATCATAGGAGCATCGGATCAACCATCCACAAACGCACCCTTAATCCAACCCGTTTATCAGAGAAGAAGACGAACATCTCACCCCACCCCCTCTGACTCAGACCACCCCCTGCTGCTGCAACCCACTAACAGCAATCGCCTCAGTTTCGCTGCTGCTAACAACAAGCGGGTCAGTTGGAATCGCTCACTTTCCATCAG AGGGAGGATAAGCATTGCTGTTGCTCCTTGCTTGGCTAATCAACCACAACAAAAGCAGCCCAGGAGAAGGGGCAAACCGCCTGTTCCTAAA GGCAAGGCTGCAGAACATTCAAGCTTGGATAAGGAGAGAGCATATTTTCAAGAGGTTGATGCCTTTGAGTTATTGGAGGAGAGCCCATCACCAAAACACTTTGGGACATGGGCAACAGGCAATCAAACTGTCACTGATCCTATACCACATGTTTCATCCAGATTAGAGAAGTGGCTCTTTTCAAAGAAGATAAACTTCAGTTGCGGGCCTTCTACCACCTTGTCCAAAATATTAGAAACTCCTGCTGCTCCAATGGATCCCATATATACTAGTGGTTTGGATTTATCAAGTGTAAAAACTCCTGAAAAGTTCAGTCCAGTATCCGTGATTGATGCTGACCAAGGTTGTGAAGATATAGATGCTGCCATTAAGAAGCTTTCCTTGGCGTCTAAATCAACATCATCACATCTTGATCGTATTGATCCATTTACTGCTTTGCTGGGAATTTGTGAACAGCCAGAACCAATGAAGTTTCTTGATCTTTTCTCTAAGTATTG TGCTCCAGAAAGTATTGCCAAAATTGGTGAAGGTACTTATGGAGAAGCCTTCAGGGCAGGCAATACCGTTTGCAAAATAGTTCCATTTGATGGGGATTTTCCAGTAAATGGAGAACTGCAAAAG AAATCGGAAGAATTGCTTGAGGAGGCTGTGCTCTCACAAGTTCTTAACAGTTTACGAGAATTTGAGAAGAATGATAGTAATGCTTGCACGACCTTCATAGAAACAATTGA TTTAAAGGTTTGCCAAGGTTCTTATGATGCGGCATTGATTAGAGCCTGGGAAAAATGGGATGAAAAGAATGGCTCAGAAAATGATCATCCCAAGGAGTTCCCGGAGAAGCAG CGCTATCTCGTCTTTGTTCTACAACATGGTGGTAAAGATCTTGAAAGCTTTGTActtgagaattttgatgaagCACGAAGTTTATTGGTTCAG GTTACAGCTGCCCTAGCTGTGGCTGAAGCTGCATATGAGTTTGAACACCGTGACTTGCACTG GGGAAACATACTTTTGAGCCGAAATGGTTCTGTCACTGTGAAGTTTATTCTTGAGGGCAAGCAAATATCCTTTAGGACATATGGGTTATCGGTGTCAATAATTGATTTTACACTATCGAGAATAAACACTG GAGAAAACATACTCTTTTTGGATCTTTCACAGGATCCTTATCTTTTCAAAGGTCCAAAAGGAGATAAACAA TCAGAAACATATAGAAAAATGAAGGAGGTTACAGAAGATCATTGGGAAGGAAG TTTTCCCAGAACAAATGTGTTATGGTTGGTATATTTGGTGGATATACTGCTGCTGAAGAAAACATAT GTACGTTGTTCAAAGAATGAGAGGGACATGCGGTCTTTGAAAAAGCGTCTGGACAAATATGATT